A single window of Aphidius gifuensis isolate YNYX2018 linkage group LG1, ASM1490517v1, whole genome shotgun sequence DNA harbors:
- the LOC122854818 gene encoding probable pterin-4-alpha-carbinolamine dehydratase yields the protein MAAAITKKIVDVTSGRIKSLLIQSSIQYSTSGTSKRTKMGKLEDSERMSILTPLLQTGWTLQVKRDAIYKEFLFKDFNEAFGFMTRVALKAEKMDHHPEWFNVYNKVNVTLSSHDVNGLSQRDIKMAHFIDEVANLKVDSVKEN from the exons ATGGCGGCtgcaataacaaaaaaaattgtagatgtAACAAGTGGGAGAATAAAATCATTACTGATACAATCCAGCATTCAATATTCAACATCTGGTACatcaaaaagaacaaaaatg GGAAAATTGGAAGACAGTGAAAGAATGAGTATTTTGACTCCACTTTTGCAAACAGGCTGGACTCTTCAAGTTAAAAGAGATgctatttataaagaatttttattcaaagatTTCAATGAG gCATTTGGCTTCATGACAAGAGTAGCATTAAAAGCTGAAAAGATGGATCATCATCCGGAATGGTTTAATGTTTACAACAAAGTCAATGTTACTTTGTCATCTCATGATGTCAATGGATTGTCACAACGTGATATTAAAATGGcacattttattgatgaagttgctaatttaaaagttgattctgtcaaagaaaattaa
- the LOC122854790 gene encoding DNA-directed RNA polymerase I subunit rpa49 translates to MKMEGVIEEIIMDQKKIQPIIVKFQNGEIEEEKAKKMQVGLFRDPNENNKTLLSMSNGKMVYKGYRPDQKKEQTYTMLAIRNKNTGKVKLIQAERWLLGPVLDKEANTDDALDKNRAIHLNALNKQFGSKKAKRRTEQYEKMQVNPEDVKEDLEKSVANINVKEADLTLQNIEDPLEIHIPPCNRDATSVEEVYSAYDILPKDQLLILAAKHEEIVKLERKNAFFVGTLANLMKLPADSKRNEKIAILEFIYSTCQWLCLPIKTPKKLLDELCPTSPEIRSFIIKNYSVMSANGRTRPTTIRDKGFVHCLILGLMISDYTLNLELFATMISGKTGLKKLNELARIIGARSSKDNTLNIVLKLPLPPQQSLVKRGRNKRG, encoded by the exons atgaaGATGGAAGGAGTAATTGAAGAAATTATCatggatcaaaaaaaaatccagccaataatag taaaatttcaaaatggtgaaatagaagaagaaaaagctaaaaaaatgcAAGTTGGTTTATTTCGTGAtccaaatgaaaataacaaaacattattatcaatgtcaAATGGCAAAATGGTTTACAAGGGTTATCGTCctgatcaaaaaaaagaacaaacatATACAATGCTTGCAATacgtaataaaaatactggtaaagtaaaattaatacaagCTGAAAGATGGTTACTTGGTCCTGTTCTTGATAAAGAAGCAAATACTGATGATGctcttgataaaaatagagCAATTCATTTGAATGCacttaataaacaatttggtTCTAAAAAAGCTAAAAGAAGAACtgaacaatatgaaaaaatgcaAGTTAATCCTGAAGATGTTAAAGAAGATCTTGAAAAAAGTGTtgcaaatattaatgttaaagAAGCTGATTTGACTCttcaaaatattgaagatCCATTAGAAATTCATATTCCACCTTGTAATCGTGATGCTACAAGTGTTGAAGAAGTTTATAGTGCTTATGATATACTGCCAAAGGATCAACTTTTAATTCTTGCTGCAAAACATGaagaaattgttaaattagaAAG aaaaaatgcTTTCTTTGTTGGAACATTAGCAAACTTAATGAAACTTCCAGCAGATTCAAAGAGAAAcgaaaaaattgcaattttaGAATTCATTTATTCTACATGTCAATGGCTATGTTTACCAATAAAAAcaccaaaaaaattacttgatgaaTTGTGTCCAACATCACCTGAAATCcgtagttttattattaaaaattacagtgTGATGAGTGCTAATggaag aactCGACCAACAACTATACGTGACAAAGGTTTTGTACATTGTTTAATTCTTGGTTTAATGATATCTGATTATACACTTAATCTTGAGTTATTTGCAACAATGATTAGTGGTAAAACTGGCttgaaaaaactcaatgaACTTGCTAGAATTATTGGAGCAAGATCATCAAAAGATAATACACTAAATATTGTTCTTAAATTACCTCTTCCACCACAACAAAGTCTTGTTAAAAGAGGAAGAAATAAAAgaggataa
- the LOC122854803 gene encoding ATP synthase subunit gamma, mitochondrial-like, with protein sequence MLATKSNLLVPGVKTTLGSQRGMATLKTISLRLKSVTNIQKITKSMKMVSAAKYNHAERELRQAKPLGIGTKAFYEQAEIAPSEAEPKNLMVAVTSDRGLCGAVHTGIARNIRDKLLADPKLRENTKIICIGDKSRAVLQRLFADNILFVAHEIGRRPPTFGDAAKVASQIMNSGYVFGNGSIVYNKFKSVVSYQVDQLPLFDKNAVISAPKLSVYDSLDDDVIQSYLEFSLTSLLFYSMKESACSEQSSRMTSMDNASKNAGEMIEKLQLTFNRTRQAVITRELIEIISGASALE encoded by the exons ATGTTGGCGACTAAATCAAATCTTCTTGTACCTGGGGTTAAAACAACCCTGGGTAGTCAACGAGGTATGGcaacattaaaaacaatatcttTACGTTTAAAATCTGTgacaaatattcaaaaaatcacaaaatccATGAAGATGGTGTCAGCAGCAAAATATAATCATGCTGAAAGAGAATTGAGACAAGCTAAACCACTTGGTATTGGTACCAAAGCATTTTATGAACAAGCTGAAATAGCACCATCTGAAGCTGAGCCTAAAAATCTTATGGTTGCTGTTACAAGTGATCGTGGTCTTTGTGGTGCTGTACATACTGGTATTGCACGTAATATTCGTGATAAACTTCTTGCTGATCCAAAATTAcgtgaaaatacaaaaatcatATGTATTGGTGATAAATCACGTGCTGTTTTACAACGTTTATTTGCTGATAACATATTATTTGTTGCTCATGAAATTGGACGTCGTCCACCAACATTCGGTGATGCTGCCAAAGTTGCAAGTCAAATTATGAACTCtgg ctatgTATTTGGAAATGGAAGCAttgtttacaataaatttaaatcagtTGTTTCTTATCAAGTTGATCAATTaccattatttgataaaaatgctGTTATATCAGCACCAAAATTATCAGTTTATGAttcacttgatgatgatgttattcAAAGTTATCTTGAATTTTCATtgacatcattattattttattcaatgaaaGAAAGTGCATGCAGTGAACAATCAAGTAGAATGACATCAATGGACAATGCAAGTAAAAATGCTGGTGAAATGATTGAAAAACTTCAGCTTACATTTAACAGAACTCGACAAGCTGTCATCACCAGAGAACTCATTGAAATTATATCTGGTGCTTCTGctttggaataa
- the LOC122860871 gene encoding ATP synthase subunit gamma, mitochondrial-like: MSSLKVIKSRIKSVGNTKKISQTMKLVSSAKYSRSQKELIQARKFGVCPKLLFDYTELQPNKSPNSQLFVAITSDRGLCGAINSDKIILVASEVGKKSLTFIDAAPKFPLYDGINDDTIDCWLEFSITTMIYWIIKESSTSEYAARMTSMENATKNASDMIKNLSLEYNRTRQAVITGELIEIISGASALK; this comes from the exons ATGTCATCattaaaagtaattaaatcTCGTATTAAATCAGTTggtaatactaaaaaaatatcacaaacaATGAAATTAGTATCATCAGCAAAATATTCACGTTCACAAAAAGAATTAATACAAGCACGTAAATTTGGTGTTTgtccaaaattattatttgattatactGAATTACAACCAAATAAATCACCAAATTCACAATTATTTGTTGCAATAACAAGTGATCGTGGTTTATGTGGTGCAATAAATTCTG ataaaattatattagttGCATCtgaagttggaaaaaaatcattaacatTTATTGATGCTG cACCAAAATTTCCATTATATGATGGTATTAATGATGATACTATTGATTGTTGgcttgaattttcaattacaaCAATGATTTATTGGATAATTAAAGAATCATCAACAAGTGAATATGCAGCACGTATGACATCAATGGAAAATGCAACTAAAAATGCATCAGATATGATTAAAAATCTTTCACTTGAATATAATCGTACAAGACAAGCTGTTATTACTGGTGAacttattgaaataatatctGGTGCAAGTGCTCTTAAATAG
- the LOC122854779 gene encoding transcription initiation factor IIA subunit 1 isoform X1 — MALSQSSVMKLYKTVIEDVITGVRESFLDEGVDEQVLMELKQIWETKLDASKAVETNPEPIEPQPPLLPSQKSSLSKNSGHYSQGSSSAGSSKSQAQQQQQQQQQQQQQQQQQQKQHQQQQQQLQQLQQQQKQLQQQQQQVVNQQIQPQPAPVRPPVLQPVQQPIQQHVNMPIQPAPVQNRVNLIERQVPIQITLPGTSATDGKPKVLTIQVPASAIQGNQLPTILTGQVITEAMGYPPDIASRMLQQHVDRMLQGQAAIAPIAINQPLQVIRQDQSNIAQMDGQLGETSDDDDDDDEDDNEDDDDLDDDKEEEENDDAGAREEEPLNSEDDVTDDDPGDLFDTENVVVCQYDKITRSRNKWKFYLKDGIMNLEGRDYVFQKANGDAEW; from the exons ATGGCCCTTAGCCAATCAAGTGTG atgaaaCTTTACAAAACAGTAATTGAAGATGTAATTACTGGTGTACGTGAATCATTTTTAGATGAGGGTGTTGATGAACAAGTGCTTAtggaattaaaacaaatatggGAAACAAAATTAGATGCAAGTAAAGCTGTTGAAACAAATCCAGAACCAATTGAACCACAACCACCACTATTACCATCACAAAAAAGTTCATTAAGTAAAAATAGTGGACATTATTCACAAGGATCATCTAGTGCTGGTAGTTCAAAATCACAagctcaacaacaacaacaacagcaacaacaacagcagcaacaacaacagcaacagcaaaaacaacatcaacaacaacaacaacagctgcAGCAGTTgcagcaacaacaaaaacaactacaacaacagcagcaacaagtTGTGAATCAACAAATTCAACCACAACCAGCACCAGTACGTCCACCAGTTCTTCAACCTGTACAACAACCAATTCAACAACATGTTAATATGCCAATTCAACCAGCACCAGTTCAAAATagagttaatttaattgaaagacAAGTACCAATTCAAATAACACTTCCTGGAACTTCAGCAACTGATGGTAAACCAAAAGTTTTAACAATTCAAGTACCAGCTTCAGCAATACAAG gTAATCAACTTCCAACAATATTAACTGGTCAAGTTATCACAGAAGCAATGGGCTATCCACCAGATATTGCTTCACGAATGCTTCAACAGCATGTAGATAGAATGCTTCAGGGTCAAGCAGCGATAGCTCCAATTGCAATTAATCAACCGCTTCAAGTTATTCGTCAA gaTCAAAGTAATATTGCTCAAATGGATGGTCAACTTGGTGAAACGTCTGACGATGATGACgacgatgatgaagatgataacgaagatgatgatgatttagatGATGATAAAGAGGAAGAAGAAAATGACGATGCTGGTGCACGTGAAgag gaACCACTTAATTCTGAGGATGATGTTACCGATGATGATCCAGGTGATCTTTTTGATACGGAAAATGTTGTTGTTTGTCAGTATGACAag ATTACAAGGAGTAGaaataaatggaaattttATCTTAAAGATGGTATAATGAATCTTGAAGGTAGAGACTATGTTTTTCAAAAAGCTAATGGTGATGCTGAGtggtaa
- the LOC122854779 gene encoding transcription initiation factor IIA subunit 1 isoform X2, with product MTNAKMKLYKTVIEDVITGVRESFLDEGVDEQVLMELKQIWETKLDASKAVETNPEPIEPQPPLLPSQKSSLSKNSGHYSQGSSSAGSSKSQAQQQQQQQQQQQQQQQQQQKQHQQQQQQLQQLQQQQKQLQQQQQQVVNQQIQPQPAPVRPPVLQPVQQPIQQHVNMPIQPAPVQNRVNLIERQVPIQITLPGTSATDGKPKVLTIQVPASAIQGNQLPTILTGQVITEAMGYPPDIASRMLQQHVDRMLQGQAAIAPIAINQPLQVIRQDQSNIAQMDGQLGETSDDDDDDDEDDNEDDDDLDDDKEEEENDDAGAREEEPLNSEDDVTDDDPGDLFDTENVVVCQYDKITRSRNKWKFYLKDGIMNLEGRDYVFQKANGDAEW from the exons ATGACAAATGCTAAG atgaaaCTTTACAAAACAGTAATTGAAGATGTAATTACTGGTGTACGTGAATCATTTTTAGATGAGGGTGTTGATGAACAAGTGCTTAtggaattaaaacaaatatggGAAACAAAATTAGATGCAAGTAAAGCTGTTGAAACAAATCCAGAACCAATTGAACCACAACCACCACTATTACCATCACAAAAAAGTTCATTAAGTAAAAATAGTGGACATTATTCACAAGGATCATCTAGTGCTGGTAGTTCAAAATCACAagctcaacaacaacaacaacagcaacaacaacagcagcaacaacaacagcaacagcaaaaacaacatcaacaacaacaacaacagctgcAGCAGTTgcagcaacaacaaaaacaactacaacaacagcagcaacaagtTGTGAATCAACAAATTCAACCACAACCAGCACCAGTACGTCCACCAGTTCTTCAACCTGTACAACAACCAATTCAACAACATGTTAATATGCCAATTCAACCAGCACCAGTTCAAAATagagttaatttaattgaaagacAAGTACCAATTCAAATAACACTTCCTGGAACTTCAGCAACTGATGGTAAACCAAAAGTTTTAACAATTCAAGTACCAGCTTCAGCAATACAAG gTAATCAACTTCCAACAATATTAACTGGTCAAGTTATCACAGAAGCAATGGGCTATCCACCAGATATTGCTTCACGAATGCTTCAACAGCATGTAGATAGAATGCTTCAGGGTCAAGCAGCGATAGCTCCAATTGCAATTAATCAACCGCTTCAAGTTATTCGTCAA gaTCAAAGTAATATTGCTCAAATGGATGGTCAACTTGGTGAAACGTCTGACGATGATGACgacgatgatgaagatgataacgaagatgatgatgatttagatGATGATAAAGAGGAAGAAGAAAATGACGATGCTGGTGCACGTGAAgag gaACCACTTAATTCTGAGGATGATGTTACCGATGATGATCCAGGTGATCTTTTTGATACGGAAAATGTTGTTGTTTGTCAGTATGACAag ATTACAAGGAGTAGaaataaatggaaattttATCTTAAAGATGGTATAATGAATCTTGAAGGTAGAGACTATGTTTTTCAAAAAGCTAATGGTGATGCTGAGtggtaa